A region from the Arvicola amphibius chromosome 12, mArvAmp1.2, whole genome shotgun sequence genome encodes:
- the Magel2 gene encoding MAGE-like protein 2, with protein MSQLSTNPGDSSPPDSPLPPVQVHSRPTVLMRAPPASSRAPPVPWDPPPVDLQAPLASWQAPQHAWEAPEGQLPAPMAQLAQPPSLGAPMVQAPPLGGPMAQHPTPGVLMLHPSVPGGTLAHPTTPGTQMTHPQPPLGTPMAHPLPGTPMAHPPPPPVTPMAHPPHPGTSLAHHLASGNPMVHPLSPGAPMVHSPQPGTSIPHAAIPGTQPPTPGVLMAQQLTPGVLMVQPPAAGAPMVQPPPQAALMTQPQSSITQMAKPPCPGVVMIHSPGARAPNIQTPVSGALAAQPVLPTGQTLASWAPQGQPWILQIQSQVIRTPQQVPPIPSTPQVQLAPAPGWQGTTPNWQMTPQGWQGTPLTWQSTQVTWQTPTLAWQTPPVRQGPSTIRSVPTPIQPGPPPALRQMSSAMRQAPQLLRQATSPIREALHGIASQAHLWQVLPPPPPLRQAPQARLLVNRLTGTPQVSTAPQVTQILVPQTGPQVSHPVLSAPLSLPIPVPQAASQSASRAVHCPSIVWQATRGQRQVPEELEVLQELQMPEELEVPQEVQVPEELEVPEEVPVPQEVPVTREVQVPQEVEAPQELPATQELQVPQEVAVPQQLQVPRELPVPQELPVSLEFPEVQQQAQAMGWQAPRVSTHFWQPVSAREAQEQATQLTHVEQQRPFQGGQSSRRGLQSRRAAHQAQSARMQAELPSVQRQPSWQGPAPTRQAQPGASRAPTNFPRGSNRSLMTPSGEPGPSSLEPRGPPRDRRGSSRGRRGPPKDRMIIGATFCGPRSASASRAYLPTAWRNVPATSETLTATSRVLPSTSHFQPASSNGFRGPSATSESPKSLPFALQDPYACVEALPAVPWVPYADVNASSACKTVPTILMVTAAAPEASATITEASKSAEPPRRSGKATRKKKHLEPKEEDGGQRMASRDWRGPRPCENPRQNDWEMQRAMQLLGEQEPLYTSQGLNGWGRPNNSRIPRGYDGPSTSQDQRFYGASGGSQPWMVSEVPSVSRGSSAVQEDPNGESQALSPLDERADALVQFLLVKDQARVPVQLSEMVNAVIREYKDDSLDIISRANAKLESSFGYQLKEIDTKTHSYIIVKTEYPQSNMLTSHLDRPKFNLLMVVLSLIFMKGYCIRENLLFSFLFQLGLDVHATSGLFTSTKQLITSVFVRHRYLEYRQIPFTEPAEYELLWGPRAFLEANQMHIFRFLAALYENQAQIWTGQYLQSLAELEYTDTNEEPNDSDDDSHGPTSSAHPH; from the exons ATGTCACAGCTAAGTACGAATCCGGGCGATTCCAGCCCACCGGACTCCCCTTTGCCTCCGGTCCAGGTCCATAGCCGCCCTACGGTTCTGATGCGGGCCCCGCCTGCTTCGTCCCGGGCTCCTCCGGTCCCTTGGGATCCACCTCCAGTGGACTTGCAGGCTCCCCTGGCTTCTTGGCAGGCTCCTCAGCATGCCTGGGAGGCTCCAGAGGGCCAGCTGCCTGCCCCAATGGCTCAGCTGGCCCAGCCTCCTTCACTAGGGGCCCCAATGGTCCAGGCTCCCCCGCTGGGAGGGCCGATGGCCCAGCATCCAACTCCTGGAGTCTTGATGCTGCATCCTTCTGTCCCGGGGGGCACTTTGGCTCATCCTACAACCCCAGGAACCCAAATGACACACCCTCAGCCTCCTCTTGGGACCCCGATGGCGCACCCTCTTCCTGGGACCCCAATGgcccaccctcctcctcctcctgtgacCCCAATGGCCCACCCTCCACATCCTGGGACATCTCTGGCCCATCATCTTGCATCTGGGAACCCGATGGTCCATCCTCTCTCACCTGGGGCCCCAATGGTTCATTCTCCCCAACCTGGAACTTCAATACCGCACGCTGCAATTCCGGGGACCCAGCCACCAACTCCAGGAGTCCTGATGGCCCAGCAGCTGACACCGGGAGTCCTGATGGTCCAGCCGCCTGCTGCAGGAGCTCCGATGGTCCAGCCTCCTCCACAGGCTGCCTTGATGACCCAGCCTCAGTCGTCGATAACTCAGATGGCCAAGCCTCCATGTCCTGGTGTCGTGATGATCCATTCTCCAGGTGCCAGAGCTCCAAACATTCAGACTCCAGTgtcaggagcactggctgctcagccAGTATTGCCCACAGGGCAAACTCTGGCTTCGTGGGCCCCACAGGGTCAGCCTTGGATCCTGCAAATCCAGTCTCAAGTCATTAGAACTCCTCAACAGGTTCCCCCTATTCCATCAACGCCACAGGTGCAGCTTGCCCCAGCCCCAGGCTGGCAAGGCACCACACCCAACTGGCAGATGACGCCCCAGGGTTGGCAGGGGACACCCTTGACCTGGCAGTCTACGCAGGTCACTTGGCAGACCCCCACCCTAGCTTGGCAGACCCCTCCTGTGCGCCAAGGGCCCTCAACCATTCGTTCTGTTCCCACACCCATTCAACCTGGACCACCTCCAGCACTCCGCCAGATGTCATCTGCAATGCGTCAGGCCCCACAACTGCTCCGCCAGGCCACTTCACCTATCAGAGAAGCTTTGCATGGCATAGCAAGCCAGGCTCACCTGTGGCAAGTCctgccacccccacctccactgcGTCAGGCTCCACAGGCTCGTCTCCTGGTTAACAGGTTAACAGGGACACCACAGGTGTCTACAGCACCTCAAGTTACTCAGATACTGGTGCCACAGACAGGCCCACAGGTGTCCCATCCAGTGCTGTCAGCACCACTGTCTCTCCCAATTCCTGTGCCCCAGGCTGCCTCCCAGTCTGCTTCCCGAGCTGTGCATTGCCCATCCATCGTCTGGCAGGCCACCAGAGGCCAGCGCCAGGTGCCAGAGGAGCTCGAGGTTCTCCAGGAGCTCCAGATGCCAGAGGAGCTCGAGGTGCCACAGGAGGTCCAGGTGCCAGAGGAGCTCGAGGTGCCAGAGGAG GTTCCGGTGCCACAGGAGGTCCCGGTGACACGTGAGGTCCAGGTGCCACAGGAGGTCGAGGCGCCACAGGAGCTCCCTGCGACACAGGAGCTCCAGGTGCCACAGGAGGTCGCGGTGCCACAGCAGCTCCAGGTGCCACGGGAGCTCCCAGTACCACAGGAGCTCCCCGTGTCATTGGAGTTCCCAGAGGTACAGCAGCAGGCCCAGGCAATGGGCTGGCAGGCACCCAGAGTATCCACTCACTTCTGGCAGCCTGTGTCTGCCCGGGAGGCCCAGGAGCAGGCCACTCAGCTCACCCATGTGGAGCAGCAGCGGCCCTTTCAGGGAGGTCAATCCTCCCGCAGGGGCCTGCAAAGTCGGCGAGCTGCCCACCAGGCCCAGTCTGCAAGGATGCAGGCAGAACTGCCCTCAGTCCAACGGCAGCCTTCTTGGCAAGGGCCAGCCCCCACCAGGCAGGCACAGCCTGGAGCCTCCAGAGCACCGACAAATTTTCCCAGGGGCTCCAATAGATCTCTCATGACTCCGTCAGGAGAACCTGGCCCCTCTTCTCTAGAACCTCGGGGCCCTCCCAGAGATCGTAGGGGCTCTTCAAGGGGCAGAAGGGGCCCTCCCAAAGATCGTATGATCATTGGTGCCACCTTCTGTGGTCCAAGGTCAGCATCAGCTTCCAGGGCATACCTGCCAACTGCCTGGAGAAATGTGCCTGCCACATCAGAGACCTTAACTGCCACCTCAAGGGTTCTCCCTTCTACCTCGCATTTTCAGCCTGCCTCTTCTAATGGCTTCAGAGGTCCATCTGCCACCTCAGAGAGCCCAAAGTCACTGCCATTTGCTCTGCAGGACCCTTATGCCTGCGTAGAGGCCCTGCCTGCAGTTCCCTGGGTCCCATATGCTGATGTGAACGCTTCATCAGCATGTAAGACAGTGCCCACCATCCTGATGGTGACAGCAGCTGCCCCCGAGGCAAGTGCCACCATCACAGAGGCCTCCAAGTCTGCAGAGCCACCACGGCGCTCCGGTAAAGCCACCAGGAAGAAGAAGCATCTGGAACCCAAAGAAGAAGACGGTGGCCAAAGGATGGCCTCACGTGACTGGCGGGGCCCCCGACCCTGTGAGAATCCCAGGCAGAATGACTGGGAGATGCAAAGAGCTATGCAGCTCTTGGGGGAACAGGAACCCCTCTACACTTCCCAGGGTCTGAATGGCTGGGGACGCCCCAATAACTCTAGAATTCCAAGGGGCTACGATGGTCCCAGCACTTCACAGGACCAGCGGTTCTATGGTGCCTCAGGGGGGTCTCAGCCATGGATGGTCTCTGAGGTACCAAGTGTCTCTCGAGGATCCAGTGCTGTTCAGGAGGACCCTAATGGGGAGAGTCAGGCATTATCTCCCTTAGACGAGAGAGCAGATGCTTTGGTGCAGTTTCTCTTGGTCAAGGACCAAGCCAGGGTGCCCGTCCAGCTCTCAGAGATGGTAAATGCTGTCATCAGGGAATATAAAGATGACAGCTTAGACATCATCAGTCGTGCCAATGCTAAACTAGAGAGTTCCTTTGGGTATCAACTGAAGGAAATTGACACCAAAACCCACTCTTACATCATCGTCAAGACGGAGTACCCCCAGAGCAATATGCTGACATCTCACTTAGACAGGCCAAAGTTCAACCTCTTGATGGTGGTCCTGAGCCTCATCTTTATGAAAGGCTACTGTATCAGGGAGAATCTGCTCTTTAGTTTTCTGTTCCAGTTAGGACTGGATGTCCACGCGACAAGTGGTCTCTTCACAAGTACGAAGCAGCTCATCACCAGCGTGTTTGTGAGGCACAGGTACCTAGAGTACAGGCAAATCCCGTTCACTGAGCCTGCAGAATACGAGCTTCTCTGGGGTCCCCGGGCGTTCCTCGAGGCGAATCAGATGCACATCTTCAGGTTTTTGGCCGCACTCTATGAAAACCAGGCCCAGATCTGGACAGGCCAGTACCTTCAGTCATTGGCAGAGTTAGAATACACGGACACAAATGAGGAGCCCAATGACAGCGATGATGATTCCCATGGCCCCACCAGCAGTGCCCACCCTCATTAA